One region of Limnospira fusiformis SAG 85.79 genomic DNA includes:
- the egtD gene encoding L-histidine N(alpha)-methyltransferase — protein sequence MYISHPQTTTETSDRSLLQQRIRIESLVNANQTPANEPATGYDIIEGLANTYQPKTLSPKYFYDDQGSLLFEKICELPEYYPTRTETAILRDFASEIATLTGPTELVELGSGSSTKTRILLDAYQSLGYPLRYLPIDISGGILETSAYQLLEDYPSLQVHGIVATYEQALATLEPAPLPSRMICFLGSTLGNLTPSECDRFFSQITAALLPGEYFLLGVDLHKPTDILEAAYNDSQGVTAAFNLNMLSHLNHRFDGDFDINNFEHWAFYNLEEHQIEMHLRSLCQQTVRLQSLNLTVNFSAQETVRTEISRKFELENMQNYLNQQGLQPVKTWTDSNNWFGLILAKCKG from the coding sequence ATGTATATCTCCCACCCTCAGACTACTACAGAAACGAGCGATCGCTCCCTACTCCAGCAACGAATCAGGATTGAATCTCTAGTTAATGCCAACCAGACCCCAGCCAATGAACCCGCCACGGGTTATGATATAATCGAGGGTCTAGCCAACACCTACCAGCCCAAAACTCTGTCCCCTAAGTATTTTTATGATGATCAGGGTTCTCTGTTATTTGAAAAAATCTGCGAATTACCCGAATATTATCCGACCCGCACAGAAACGGCTATTTTAAGGGATTTTGCGTCGGAAATTGCCACTTTAACTGGTCCGACGGAATTGGTAGAGTTAGGGAGTGGTAGTTCTACTAAAACTCGGATTTTATTAGATGCTTACCAAAGTTTAGGCTATCCTTTGCGTTATCTTCCCATTGATATTAGTGGGGGTATTTTGGAAACTAGCGCCTATCAATTGTTAGAAGATTATCCATCTTTACAAGTTCATGGAATTGTAGCCACCTATGAACAGGCTTTAGCGACATTAGAACCCGCACCGCTTCCCAGTCGCATGATTTGCTTTCTGGGTAGCACCTTGGGAAATTTAACCCCAAGTGAGTGCGATCGCTTTTTCTCACAAATTACAGCCGCTTTATTACCAGGGGAATATTTCCTATTAGGTGTGGATTTACATAAACCTACCGATATTTTAGAAGCCGCTTATAATGATAGTCAAGGGGTAACGGCAGCTTTTAATTTAAATATGCTGTCACATTTAAACCATCGTTTTGATGGTGATTTTGATATCAACAACTTTGAACATTGGGCTTTTTATAACCTAGAAGAACATCAAATTGAGATGCACCTACGCAGTCTCTGTCAGCAAACTGTACGTCTGCAAAGTTTAAACCTGACCGTCAATTTTAGCGCCCAGGAAACAGTCCGCACCGAAATTTCCCGAAAATTTGAACTAGAAAATATGCAGAATTATCTCAACCAGCAAGGTTTACAACCCGTCAAGACTTGGACTGATAGTAACAATTGGTTTGGTCTAATTCTGGCTAAATGCAAGGGGTAG
- a CDS encoding ABC transporter substrate-binding protein produces the protein MHKKHQMLLSNLVRGSRRRFRVLWQFLGLFGLVSFLIISCGQPNNQTTTTPGSSNGDERIIIGTTQTLRTIDPADAYEVISGNLLYNLGDRLYAYEVGTTQLQPQLATDFPTISDDRLTYTMPLRQGVLFHDDTPFNAEAMAFSLRRFIENGGPPSSLLSDIVDEITATGEYELTIKLKRPFAAFPSLLAFSGACAVSPSAYEIGPGKFRPNSFVGTGPYVLTEYGVDLIRLNPFEQYWGDKTANQGVDLQRFSSPANLFNSFRTNAVDIAYISLEPDQIASLLEGAEQGRWQAITADGNTINYIVLNVNSEPLDRVEVRQAIASLVDRNLINERVLRGQAEPLYSLIPTTFESYLPVFKEAYGDANFEQAKQLLTEAGFTPENPAVVELWYGANSQKRQELAATLKALSDNNLGGILQLQPQSVDTTTAFQNLEKGIYPTFILDWYADFLDPDNYIHPFLDCANGSPETGCVEGASQYHGSFYYSDRMNQLIRQQRTEANPETRQAIFHEIQQLLAEDVPFIPLWQDKIHVFAQNNIQGVNLQANQQFPFWPLAKFTSQ, from the coding sequence ATGCACAAAAAACACCAGATGCTGTTATCTAACTTGGTTAGGGGTAGTCGGCGACGGTTCCGAGTCCTATGGCAATTTTTAGGACTGTTTGGCTTGGTTAGCTTCCTCATTATCAGTTGCGGTCAACCCAATAATCAAACCACTACTACCCCAGGGTCTAGTAACGGCGACGAACGGATTATTATTGGTACTACCCAAACTCTCCGCACTATCGATCCAGCCGATGCCTATGAGGTTATTTCTGGCAATCTTCTGTATAATTTAGGCGATCGCCTCTACGCCTATGAAGTGGGAACTACCCAACTCCAGCCTCAACTGGCTACCGATTTTCCTACCATTAGCGACGATAGGCTAACCTATACTATGCCCCTACGTCAGGGAGTTCTTTTCCATGATGACACGCCCTTTAATGCTGAGGCGATGGCTTTTTCCCTGCGGCGGTTTATTGAAAACGGCGGACCCCCTTCCTCTTTACTCTCCGATATTGTTGATGAGATTACTGCCACCGGGGAATATGAATTAACTATTAAACTCAAGCGTCCCTTTGCGGCTTTCCCCTCCCTATTAGCATTTTCGGGAGCTTGTGCGGTTTCCCCTAGTGCTTATGAAATTGGACCTGGGAAATTTCGGCCTAATTCTTTTGTCGGAACCGGACCTTATGTTTTAACAGAATATGGTGTAGATCTGATTCGCCTCAATCCTTTTGAACAATATTGGGGGGATAAAACAGCTAATCAAGGTGTCGATTTACAACGTTTTTCTAGTCCTGCTAATTTGTTTAATTCTTTCCGAACTAATGCTGTCGATATCGCTTATATATCCCTGGAACCTGACCAAATTGCGAGTTTATTAGAAGGCGCTGAACAGGGAAGATGGCAAGCAATTACTGCTGATGGAAATACTATTAATTATATAGTATTAAATGTGAACAGCGAACCCCTAGACCGGGTGGAAGTGCGACAGGCAATCGCCTCTTTAGTCGATAGAAACTTAATTAATGAAAGGGTGCTGCGAGGACAAGCTGAACCTCTTTATAGTCTGATTCCTACTACTTTTGAAAGTTACCTTCCCGTGTTTAAGGAAGCCTACGGAGATGCTAATTTTGAGCAGGCTAAACAACTGTTAACAGAGGCGGGATTTACTCCCGAAAACCCCGCTGTAGTTGAACTTTGGTATGGTGCGAACTCCCAGAAACGTCAAGAGTTGGCGGCTACTCTCAAGGCTTTATCTGATAATAATTTGGGGGGTATTTTACAGTTACAACCCCAAAGTGTAGACACAACTACGGCTTTTCAAAATTTGGAGAAGGGAATTTATCCCACTTTTATTCTCGATTGGTATGCGGATTTCTTGGACCCTGATAACTATATACACCCCTTTCTGGATTGTGCTAATGGTTCCCCCGAAACGGGATGCGTCGAAGGTGCTAGTCAATATCATGGGTCCTTTTATTATAGCGATCGCATGAATCAGTTAATTCGACAACAGCGCACTGAAGCTAATCCTGAGACTCGACAAGCTATCTTTCACGAAATTCAACAACTCCTGGCTGAGGATGTGCCTTTTATTCCCCTATGGCAAGACAAAATCCATGTTTTCGCCCAAAACAACATTCAAGGGGTCAACCTCCAGGCTAATCAACAGTTCCCTTTCTGGCCTTTGGCTAAATTCACTTCTCAATAA
- the cas6 gene encoding CRISPR-associated endoribonuclease Cas6: protein MAYPKKRNREHPSVNSQWSTESELVGLEFELTATDNHTLYPQYTIGLHAWFLDQVRNTNPELSQYLHDGQSEKAFTISGLSGSLMTSGKNLQLQGDRLYHWYVTGLSRPVVQWLGKWTQNLPPRIELRNAPLTINSCKVFLEANTYEQLWEQQSPKTGNLKLSFLSPTSFRHKGHHLPLPIPVNLFHSYLRRWNDFSDIKCDRDLFLEWVDEFVILQRHHLQSVKVAAGKRGMVTGFTGAIELATSQKSKTKFSGNIQQQQQLFYALGQLAPYCGTGHKTPFGLGQTRLGWLVEDIQPISTIQQILADRILELTEIFRSQRRRTGGNRATDIAETWATILARRELGESLQAIATDLEMPYQTVKTYAKLARRALN, encoded by the coding sequence ATGGCTTACCCTAAGAAACGTAACCGTGAGCATCCCTCGGTAAATTCCCAGTGGTCTACCGAAAGCGAATTGGTAGGTTTGGAATTTGAACTCACAGCTACGGACAATCATACCCTTTACCCCCAATATACCATTGGTCTACACGCCTGGTTTCTTGACCAAGTGCGTAACACTAACCCAGAACTTTCCCAATATCTCCATGATGGACAATCAGAAAAAGCCTTTACGATTTCAGGGTTGTCCGGTTCCCTAATGACCTCTGGAAAAAATCTGCAATTACAAGGCGATCGCCTCTATCATTGGTATGTCACGGGGTTATCTCGTCCGGTAGTTCAGTGGCTAGGGAAATGGACCCAAAACCTACCCCCCCGCATTGAACTCAGAAACGCCCCCCTAACTATCAATTCCTGTAAAGTCTTCCTGGAAGCCAATACCTATGAGCAACTGTGGGAACAGCAGTCCCCCAAAACCGGAAACCTGAAATTAAGTTTCCTCTCTCCCACCAGTTTTCGTCACAAAGGACATCATCTCCCCCTACCAATTCCAGTTAACCTCTTCCATAGCTACCTGCGGCGGTGGAATGATTTTTCTGACATCAAATGCGATCGCGACTTATTTTTAGAATGGGTCGATGAGTTTGTCATCCTCCAACGTCATCACCTACAGTCCGTCAAAGTCGCAGCCGGAAAACGGGGAATGGTAACCGGGTTCACCGGAGCCATTGAATTAGCTACCTCCCAGAAAAGCAAAACCAAGTTTTCTGGAAATATCCAACAGCAGCAACAGCTATTTTACGCCCTAGGACAACTAGCCCCCTACTGTGGAACGGGACATAAAACCCCCTTTGGTTTAGGACAAACTCGCTTAGGCTGGTTAGTAGAAGATATTCAGCCTATCTCTACTATTCAACAAATACTAGCCGATCGCATTCTGGAATTAACCGAAATTTTCCGTTCCCAAAGACGGCGCACCGGGGGAAACCGCGCCACCGACATAGCCGAAACCTGGGCGACTATTCTGGCGCGTCGGGAGTTGGGGGAATCTCTACAAGCGATCGCTACTGATTTGGAAATGCCATATCAGACAGTAAAAACCTATGCTAAACTAGCACGGCGCGCCTTAAATTAA
- the rpmB gene encoding 50S ribosomal protein L28, whose amino-acid sequence MSRVCQLTGKRANNGMAVSHSHRRSHKLQQANLQWKRIWWPQGKRWVRLKLSTKAIKTIEKKGLQAMAKEAGIDLNKF is encoded by the coding sequence ATGTCTCGTGTCTGTCAGCTTACAGGAAAACGGGCTAATAACGGAATGGCTGTCTCTCACTCCCACCGTCGTAGTCATAAACTACAACAAGCTAATTTGCAGTGGAAACGGATATGGTGGCCCCAAGGTAAGCGCTGGGTACGTCTGAAACTTTCCACTAAGGCTATTAAAACTATTGAGAAGAAAGGGTTACAGGCTATGGCTAAAGAGGCTGGCATCGATCTCAATAAATTTTAG
- the cbiB gene encoding adenosylcobinamide-phosphate synthase CbiB translates to MSDFPTIVILAIAAGLDYAIGDPWNWLHPVQVMGWVITKFTQPVLRYLKSPLSQKLAGIWVGLILVIGSGLVSWLMVAAVKTMTVQLPFHGIICVGLQSILLASCFAARSLRAAAEDVQEALQRGDLPTSRQRLSQYVGRDTEQLSKPEIERAIVETITENAIDGMMAPLFYGIIGLLIPAVGSVPLAWAYKAASTLDSMIGYREAPYTHIGWFSAKLEDVLTWLPCRLSVITVALLSGQPRRVWQICRRDAIHDPSPNAGWSECAYAVALGVQLGGVNQYGGKVKHKPTLGDPISPITSETIERALTITRHAVFLWLGLTFILFIIRAIFWQ, encoded by the coding sequence ATGAGTGATTTCCCAACAATAGTAATTTTGGCAATAGCGGCTGGCTTGGATTATGCTATCGGTGATCCGTGGAATTGGCTGCATCCAGTTCAAGTTATGGGTTGGGTGATTACCAAATTCACTCAACCAGTTCTGAGATATTTGAAGAGTCCTTTATCTCAAAAGCTGGCGGGAATTTGGGTGGGGTTGATTTTGGTCATTGGTAGCGGATTGGTCAGTTGGCTGATGGTGGCAGCAGTTAAAACTATGACCGTGCAATTGCCGTTTCATGGTATTATCTGTGTGGGGCTACAAAGTATTCTTTTAGCTAGTTGCTTTGCTGCTAGGAGTTTGCGAGCAGCGGCTGAGGATGTACAAGAGGCTCTGCAACGGGGGGATTTGCCAACAAGTCGCCAGCGATTAAGTCAGTATGTAGGTCGAGATACCGAACAGTTATCGAAACCTGAAATTGAACGGGCTATTGTGGAAACTATTACCGAAAATGCGATCGATGGTATGATGGCTCCCCTATTCTATGGGATTATTGGTTTACTGATACCAGCAGTGGGAAGTGTTCCTCTGGCTTGGGCTTATAAAGCTGCCAGCACTCTTGATTCAATGATTGGTTATCGTGAAGCACCTTATACTCATATAGGATGGTTTAGTGCTAAATTGGAGGATGTTCTGACTTGGCTTCCTTGCCGCCTCAGTGTAATTACGGTTGCTCTGTTGTCCGGTCAACCTAGACGGGTTTGGCAAATATGTCGCCGAGATGCTATTCATGATCCTAGTCCTAATGCCGGTTGGAGTGAATGCGCCTATGCTGTAGCTTTGGGAGTACAATTGGGGGGAGTGAATCAATATGGAGGAAAAGTTAAACATAAACCTACTTTAGGAGATCCGATTTCCCCCATTACCTCAGAAACTATTGAACGGGCGCTGACCATCACCCGTCACGCGGTTTTTTTATGGTTAGGTTTGACTTTTATACTATTTATAATTAGGGCAATATTTTGGCAATAA
- the fni gene encoding type 2 isopentenyl-diphosphate Delta-isomerase, with product MEFSTESRKADHLRICLESDVQFRQKTNGFDRYRFTHCCLPEINLGEVEVSTEFLGKSLGAPLLISSMTGGTEQAKLINTRLARAAFKHKIAMGVGSQRVAVEKPELAPTFAVRSLAPDILLFANLGAVQLNYSHGLEQCQQVIDILEADALILHLNPLQECIQTEGDTNFRGLLDKIADLCCSLPVPVIAKEVGNGISATMAKKLIDAGVAAIDVAGAGGTSWARIEGQRATDPRQWRLGETFADWGLPTAECITEVRANSPDIPLIASGGLRNGLDVASAIALGADLAGLAWPFLQAAAESEAAVDSLVDILVAEISTVLFCTGSRTIKDLQRPQVLRAIY from the coding sequence ATGGAATTTTCCACGGAAAGCCGCAAGGCTGATCATCTGCGAATTTGTTTAGAGTCTGATGTACAATTCCGCCAAAAAACCAATGGTTTCGATCGCTATCGGTTTACCCACTGCTGTCTACCGGAAATTAATCTTGGGGAGGTAGAGGTCTCCACAGAGTTTCTGGGTAAGTCCCTGGGTGCACCGTTGTTAATTTCCTCGATGACTGGTGGCACAGAACAGGCTAAACTAATTAATACCCGCCTAGCCAGGGCTGCTTTCAAACATAAAATTGCCATGGGGGTGGGTTCCCAAAGGGTGGCAGTGGAAAAGCCAGAATTAGCCCCCACTTTCGCCGTGCGATCGCTCGCTCCTGATATTCTGCTATTCGCTAATTTGGGCGCAGTTCAACTAAACTATAGCCATGGCTTAGAGCAATGTCAGCAGGTAATTGATATTCTGGAAGCCGATGCCCTAATTTTGCATCTCAATCCTCTCCAGGAGTGCATTCAAACCGAAGGCGATACTAATTTCCGAGGACTACTTGACAAAATTGCCGATTTATGCTGTAGCCTGCCAGTTCCGGTGATTGCCAAAGAAGTCGGTAACGGCATATCAGCTACTATGGCTAAAAAGCTGATAGATGCGGGAGTAGCTGCCATTGACGTGGCTGGTGCGGGTGGTACGTCTTGGGCAAGAATAGAAGGACAGAGGGCGACAGATCCTCGTCAGTGGCGCTTAGGGGAAACTTTCGCAGATTGGGGTTTACCGACGGCTGAGTGTATCACTGAGGTGAGGGCAAACTCTCCTGATATTCCTCTGATTGCTTCTGGGGGACTCCGCAACGGTTTAGATGTGGCATCAGCGATCGCTTTAGGTGCTGATTTAGCGGGTTTAGCGTGGCCTTTTTTACAGGCGGCGGCTGAGTCAGAGGCTGCTGTTGATAGTTTGGTAGACATTCTGGTAGCCGAAATATCCACGGTGCTATTTTGCACGGGAAGTAGAACCATTAAGGATCTTCAGCGACCACAAGTTTTGAGAGCCATATATTGA
- the pyrR gene encoding bifunctional pyr operon transcriptional regulator/uracil phosphoribosyltransferase PyrR, producing the protein MSKIVEILSAEEMRRTLNRLASQIVERGGDLSNLVLLGIYTRGVALSERLGNQINLLEQLTVPRGALDITFYRDDLDKVGMRTPAQTKIPFDLTGKKVVLVDDVIYSGRTIRAALNAVIEYGRPETIQLAVLVDRGHRQLPIQADFIGKELPTARDEQVRVYLEEVDGYDRIELKSE; encoded by the coding sequence ATGAGTAAAATTGTCGAGATTCTATCTGCTGAAGAAATGCGGCGAACTTTAAACCGTTTAGCATCGCAAATTGTGGAAAGGGGGGGAGATTTATCTAACCTGGTATTATTGGGAATATATACGCGGGGGGTTGCCCTTTCGGAAAGGTTAGGGAACCAAATCAACTTGCTGGAACAGTTGACGGTTCCTCGTGGCGCTTTGGATATTACTTTTTATCGGGATGATTTAGATAAAGTGGGGATGCGAACTCCCGCACAAACTAAAATCCCTTTTGACCTGACCGGTAAAAAAGTGGTTTTGGTGGATGATGTAATTTATAGTGGTCGTACTATTAGGGCGGCTTTGAATGCGGTAATTGAATATGGAAGACCGGAGACTATCCAACTGGCGGTTTTAGTCGATCGCGGTCATCGACAACTACCCATTCAAGCGGATTTTATTGGCAAGGAACTCCCGACGGCTAGGGATGAACAGGTGCGAGTATATCTGGAAGAGGTAGATGGATACGATCGCATAGAATTAAAGTCAGAATAA